Proteins from a genomic interval of Hypomesus transpacificus isolate Combined female unplaced genomic scaffold, fHypTra1 scaffold_101, whole genome shotgun sequence:
- the crot gene encoding peroxisomal carnitine O-octanoyltransferase isoform X2, translating to MANQVSGSPAERTFQYQSGLPSLPVPTLEDSLAKYLDAVRPFASPEEYQITAGIVGRFGEGIGKDLHQKLLLRAKMKRNWAT from the exons ATGGCTAACCAAGTCTCCGGGTCCCCTGCTGAGCGGACGTTTCAGTATCAGAGCGGTCTACCTTCTTTACCTGTCCCGACCCTGGAAGACAGCCTCGCTAAGTACCTGGATGCAG TTCGTCCGTTTGCGTCTCCAGAGGAGTACCAGATCACAGCAGGCATCGTGGGGAGGTTTGGGGAGGGGATTGGAAAGGATCTGCACCAGAAGCTGCTGCTGAGAGCCAAGATGAAGAGAAACTGG GCTACTTGA